One region of Limnospira fusiformis SAG 85.79 genomic DNA includes:
- a CDS encoding single-stranded DNA-binding protein, whose amino-acid sequence MNSCILTAKIIQEPQLRYTADNQIPIAEMLVEFSSNRPNDPPSHLKVIGWGNTAQEIGQNYHVGDCVLIEGRLGMNVVERPEGFKEKRAELVATRIYTISSLISGNPETPINTHSAPSSAPSSAPSNVVPLGSRNRTSPNPPTSGLEYDAPETRSPVTPNPEPSQSDTPGDDDPIPF is encoded by the coding sequence ATGAATAGCTGTATTTTGACCGCCAAAATTATTCAGGAACCACAACTGCGCTACACAGCCGATAATCAAATACCCATTGCCGAAATGTTAGTCGAGTTCAGCAGTAACCGACCCAATGACCCCCCATCACACTTAAAAGTAATTGGGTGGGGAAATACAGCCCAAGAAATTGGACAAAACTATCATGTGGGTGATTGTGTACTCATCGAAGGTCGCTTGGGGATGAACGTGGTGGAAAGACCCGAAGGCTTTAAAGAGAAGCGAGCCGAATTGGTCGCGACGCGGATTTATACTATCAGTAGTTTGATATCTGGCAACCCAGAAACCCCGATCAACACTCATTCCGCCCCCAGTTCCGCCCCCAGTTCCGCCCCGAGTAATGTGGTCCCCCTTGGTAGTCGTAACCGCACGAGCCCTAATCCCCCAACCTCTGGATTAGAATATGATGCACCGGAAACTCGCTCTCCCGTTACTCCTAACCCTGAACCATCTCAATCAGATACTCCGGGTGATGACGATCCGATTCCCTTCTAA
- a CDS encoding mannose-1-phosphate guanyltransferase has protein sequence MRAVLMAGGSGTRLRPLTCDLPKPMVPILNRPIAEHIINLLRRHHFQEVIATLHYLPDIMREYFHNGSDFGVQITYSVEEDQPLGTAGCVKNIAELLDSTFLVISGDSITDFDLSAAVKFHTSQQSKATLILTRVPNPLDFGVVITDENQRIKRFLEKPSTSEIFSDTVNTGIYVLEPEVLEYLPPNQECDFSNDLFPLLLEKGVPMYGFIAEGYWCDVGHLEAYRESQYDALRGKVKLDFHVRERSPGVWVGENTYIDDYARIEAPVIIGNNCRIAARAHIEAGTILGDNVTIGSDANLKRPIVWNGAIIGEDVHLRACVIARGARVDRRAHVLEGSVVGSLSTVGEESLISPNVRVWPSKKIESGATLNINLIWGNTARRNLFGQRGVLGLANIDITPEFAVKLGAAYGSTLKQVATVAVSRDQRRISRMVTRSLISGLMSVGVNVLNLEDTAIPVVRTVIRNLTVVGGIHVRLSPDRSDQILIEFLDNKGINITKAKEKKIEGAYFKEDLRRAGVAEIGNMTYPSEVIDTYRTAFERHLNIDGLRHSNAKVVIDYVYAVSGALLPRLLAKFGCDAVVLNASLNQIAISPSDRENLLDQLGRVVEALRANFGVQVYANGEQFILVDESGSLIRGEELTALMVTMVLTAHPRSTVVVPVQASSAVEQIARRHDGIVIRTKANPTALMEACQAHPNVVLGGSGDMGFIFPQMHPGFDAMFSIAKMIEILTTQERSLGQIRTDLPHVIHRRYTVRCPWSVKGALMRHLVETHAPENLELIDGVKLINYQDDNWILILPDAGEPLIHIYANSDDRDWADATLREYRNMVQDFVNQVQGMNREDY, from the coding sequence ATGAGAGCAGTGCTGATGGCTGGGGGGTCAGGAACACGACTCAGACCTCTTACCTGTGATTTACCCAAACCAATGGTGCCCATACTGAATCGCCCCATTGCGGAACATATCATTAACCTACTGAGGCGGCACCATTTCCAGGAAGTTATCGCTACCCTGCACTATTTACCGGACATCATGCGGGAATACTTCCATAATGGCAGCGACTTTGGCGTTCAAATCACCTATTCGGTGGAAGAGGATCAACCCCTGGGAACTGCAGGATGTGTGAAAAACATTGCCGAACTTCTAGACAGTACCTTCTTAGTGATCAGCGGCGATAGCATAACTGATTTTGACCTCAGCGCGGCGGTTAAGTTTCACACTTCCCAACAATCGAAAGCTACGTTGATATTAACCCGGGTTCCCAACCCTCTCGATTTTGGGGTGGTGATTACGGACGAAAATCAACGCATCAAGCGGTTTTTAGAAAAACCCTCGACTAGCGAAATATTTTCCGATACGGTCAACACGGGAATCTATGTCCTAGAACCGGAAGTGCTGGAATATTTGCCCCCTAATCAAGAATGCGATTTTTCTAACGACCTTTTTCCCCTGTTATTAGAAAAAGGGGTTCCCATGTATGGCTTTATTGCTGAAGGCTACTGGTGCGATGTGGGTCACTTAGAAGCCTATCGTGAATCCCAATATGATGCACTACGGGGGAAAGTTAAGTTAGATTTTCACGTGCGAGAGCGATCGCCAGGAGTCTGGGTCGGTGAAAACACCTATATCGATGATTATGCCCGCATTGAAGCCCCTGTGATTATTGGTAATAACTGTAGAATTGCAGCTAGAGCGCATATAGAAGCGGGAACCATCCTCGGAGATAATGTCACCATAGGGAGTGATGCCAACCTTAAACGCCCGATTGTTTGGAACGGAGCCATTATCGGTGAAGATGTACACTTACGCGCCTGTGTGATTGCTAGAGGAGCAAGGGTAGACCGCCGCGCCCATGTCCTAGAGGGGTCAGTGGTCGGCTCGTTATCTACGGTAGGAGAAGAAAGCCTGATCAGCCCCAATGTCCGGGTTTGGCCTAGCAAAAAAATTGAATCGGGCGCTACCCTCAACATTAACTTAATTTGGGGAAACACGGCTAGGCGTAACCTTTTCGGTCAACGGGGAGTTCTCGGACTGGCTAACATTGATATTACACCGGAATTTGCGGTTAAATTGGGAGCAGCCTACGGGTCAACCCTTAAACAAGTGGCTACGGTGGCGGTATCCCGTGACCAACGCCGCATTTCTCGGATGGTAACGCGATCGCTAATTTCTGGCTTGATGTCCGTGGGAGTCAATGTCCTTAACCTAGAAGATACAGCTATTCCGGTAGTCCGCACGGTGATTCGTAACCTCACTGTTGTGGGCGGTATTCATGTGCGCCTATCTCCAGATCGCTCGGATCAGATTCTGATTGAATTTCTCGACAACAAAGGCATTAACATCACCAAAGCCAAAGAGAAAAAAATCGAAGGTGCTTACTTCAAAGAAGACCTGCGACGCGCCGGGGTGGCGGAAATTGGTAACATGACTTACCCCAGCGAGGTGATCGACACCTACCGCACGGCTTTTGAAAGACACCTCAATATCGATGGGCTGCGCCACAGCAATGCTAAAGTCGTCATAGATTATGTCTATGCAGTGTCGGGAGCCCTTTTACCTCGCCTACTTGCTAAGTTTGGTTGCGATGCGGTAGTCCTCAATGCTAGTCTAAATCAAATTGCTATTTCCCCAAGCGATCGCGAAAATCTACTGGATCAACTAGGCCGGGTAGTTGAAGCCCTCAGAGCTAACTTCGGGGTTCAAGTCTATGCAAATGGCGAACAGTTCATTTTGGTAGATGAAAGTGGTAGCCTGATTCGGGGAGAAGAACTAACCGCCCTCATGGTGACTATGGTTCTGACTGCTCACCCCAGAAGCACGGTGGTAGTACCCGTTCAAGCCTCCTCCGCCGTGGAACAAATCGCCCGACGACACGATGGCATAGTTATCCGCACTAAAGCCAACCCCACGGCTTTAATGGAAGCCTGTCAAGCTCATCCTAATGTCGTACTCGGCGGTAGTGGTGATATGGGGTTCATCTTCCCCCAAATGCACCCCGGTTTTGATGCCATGTTCTCGATTGCCAAAATGATTGAAATTCTGACCACACAGGAGCGATCGCTCGGTCAAATTCGCACCGATCTCCCCCATGTCATACACCGTCGCTATACTGTTCGTTGTCCTTGGTCTGTCAAAGGTGCACTCATGCGACATCTAGTAGAAACCCATGCGCCAGAAAACTTAGAATTGATCGATGGAGTCAAACTCATTAACTACCAAGACGATAATTGGATTTTGATTCTTCCTGATGCTGGAGAACCCCTAATCCATATCTATGCCAACAGCGACGATCGAGATTGGGCTGATGCTACCCTCAGAGAATACCGAAATATGGTACAAGATTTTGTAAATCAAGTTCAAGGTATGAACCGAGAAGACTATTAG